A genomic segment from Bubalus kerabau isolate K-KA32 ecotype Philippines breed swamp buffalo chromosome 14, PCC_UOA_SB_1v2, whole genome shotgun sequence encodes:
- the TSPYL5 gene encoding testis-specific Y-encoded-like protein 5, with translation MSGRSKGRRSSRAKGRGKSRAKGRVRAAPDDAPRDPDPPECQRLGEETQAAQVQAGAGLGGPEGAAPAPPRRPGEEAACRLPLDCGLALRARAAGTRGQAVTRPCPVKATSLPERLVSDTVFVGTVGTVARPRNGPRVGSRRGPAAKKAPDTCSAVGRGSAALAGGKPKKGAAAEAAPVPVGEEKVENAGSGPPATEGSMDTLENVQLKLETMNAQADRAYLRLSRKFGQLRLHHLERRNLLIQNIPGFWGQAFQNHPQLSSFLNNQDKEVLSFLNSLEVEELGLARLGYKIKFYFGRNPYFQNKVLIKEYGCGPSGQVVSRSTPIQWLPGHDLQTLSQGNPDNSRSFFGWFSNHSSIESDKIVEIINEELWPNPLQYYLMSEGARAEKGKEGRPGPVRPPGETPEPGVNKSN, from the coding sequence ATGAGCGGCCGGAGTAAGGGGAGAAGGTCCTCCCGCGCCAAAGGCCGTGGCAAGAGCCGCGCCAAAGGCCGAGTCCGCGCCGCGCCTGACGACGCCCCACGCGACCCGGACCCTCCAGAGTGCCAGAGGCTCGGGGAGGAGACCCAGGCGGCACAGGTGCAGGCTGGCGCGGGTTTGGGGGGCCCGGAAGGCGCTGCGCCGGCGCCGCCCCGCCGGCCCGGGGAAGAGGCTGCCTGCCGGCTGCCCCTAGATTGTGGCCTCGCGCTCCGTGCCCGGGCGGCGGGGACTCGCGGGCAGGCGGTGACCAGGCCCTGCCCGGTCAAGGCCACATCTCTCCCGGAGCGCCTGGTGAGTGACACCGTCTTCGTGGGAACCGTGGGCACCGTGGCGAGGCCGAGAAACGGGCCCCGCGTCGGAAGCCGGCGAGGCCCCGCCGCGAAGAAGGCCCCAGATACCTGTAGTGCAGTGGGAAGGGGGTCTGCGGCCTTGGCCGGTGGGAAGCCAAAGAAAGGGGCCGCGGCGGAGGCCGCCCCCGTCCCCGTGGGCGAGGAGAAGGTGGAGAACGCGGGGTCAGGGCCCCCGGCGACAGAGGGCAGCATGGATACGCTGGAGAACGTCCAGTTGAAGCTGGAGACCATGAACGCCCAGGCGGACCGGGCCTACCTGCGGCTCTCCCGCAAGTTTGGGCAGTTGCGGCTGCACCACCTAGAGCGCAGGAACCTCCTTATCCAGAATATTCCAGGCTTCTGGGGGCAGGCCTTTCAGAACCACCCCCAGCTCTCGTCCTTCCTGAACAACCAGGATAAAGAGGTCCTCAGCTTCTTGAATAGCTTGGAGGTGGAAGAGCTTGGCCTGGCGAGACTGGGCTACAAAATCAAGTTCTACTTCGGGCGCAACCCCTATTTCCAAAATAAGGTGCTCATCAAGGAATACGGGTGCGGCCCTTCGGGTCAGGTGGTGTCTCGTTCCACTCCAATCCAGTGGCTCCCCGGGCACGACCTCCAGACCCTTAGCCAGGGGAACCCCGACAACAGCCGGAGCTTCTTTGGGTGGTTTTCAAACCACAGCTCCATCGAGTCTGACAAGATTGTGGAGATAATCAATGAGGAATTGTGGCCCAATCCCTTACAGTACTACCTGATGAGTGAAGGGGCCCgtgcagagaaaggaaaggagggcaGGCCGGGTCCTGTGAGGCCGCCAGGGGAGACCCCGGAACCTGGGGTAAACAAGTCCAACTGA